The Spartobacteria bacterium DNA segment TTTTCCATCAGTGGTCTCCTTTGGTTGAGTACCGCCAAATCTAACCGATTTGGCGTGGAGACCACTACCTACTTTTAACAATTTATGGGACATTACCTTTAAACATCATTCATCCCAGTCAAAACCGGATGTATCTCCCTCAAAGGTGGATGCATCTCCCTTTGACATCCAATCATCCGGTGTGAACCGGGATTATCGCAACAACGGCAATGTGTTAACGTAAAACGTTGAGCGCTAAATACAAGGGAGTATGGCGGAGGGAGAGGGATTCGAACCCCCGGACCCTTGCGGATCGTCGGTTTTCAAGACCGATGCCTTAAACCACTCGACCATCCCTCCGCATAAAAGGTTTGTTCGGTATGAACGCGTCAATAAATGTCCTGTTTGTGTTTCTTTTTCAATGCTTTTCTTCTAAAAATCACAGACATGACTGATTTAGTACTTATTTTCATTGGTTTCACCGGGGTTTGCGGCTGGATGACCTGGGCCGCATGGCCGCTGTGTCGGCGTTTTTTGCTGGGATGTCCGATGCTGGCGACGGGCATGGCTCCGATTTTCGGGCTGGCAGTGAACGGCCTTCTTTTCTGGGGAATGTGGCTGGCGGGTCTGGTGGATAATTCGCTGACGGGGGCATGGCTGAGCAGTTTATTGCTTGCGGGGCTCTGTCGCTGCTGTCTTCCGCCAGAAAATCCACTCAGGCCGGATGCTCCTTTTGCCTGGCGCGGACTGCCGGCCTACATAATCCCCTTCGTCTTCTGGCTGTTCGTCCGAAGCATCGCGCCGGATATCAATCACACAGAACAGCCCATGGACCTGATGATGATGCAGTCGCTCTGGCATGCCGATGTCTTTCCGCCGCAGGATCTCTGGCTGGCACATCAGCCAGTTTCTTATTATTATTTTGGCTACTGGCTGCTGCTGCTGCCTTCACGTCTATTGGATGTAATCCCGACGGTGGCGTATAATGCGGGACAGGCCTGGTGGTTTGCCATGCTTTTCGGCGGGGCGTGGAATCTAGGTTACAGCTGGCTGCTGAACGTTCGGGGACGCGGCGGTATGGCTCCCGGATTAACTGGTTTATTAGCGGCTTTTTCTGTCGCAGTCATGAGCAATGTGGCCGGATTTCAAACCGCATTCCAACGACCGTCATCGGGTTCATGGTGGTGGTGGAAGGCCAGTCGGGCCATGCATGACGGCGGCACAGAACTTATTACGGAATTCCCCTTTTTCAGCTATTTTCTGGGCGATAATCATCCCCACCTGCTGGCCATGCCCTTGGTACTGCTGCTGCTGGCGGCGGGATGGGCATTGTGTATGCGGCGACAGCTGCCCTCCCTGCTGGACAGCGTCCTGTTCGGCTGTCTGGCGGCGGTACTGATTATGACCAATACGTGGGATGTCCCTCTGGTCGCCTGCTGTCTGGCTGGCTGCGTCATGGTTGCAGGGCCGAGCTTCGATGCCGTCATGATGTGGGGATTTCGACGCGGCTGGCTGATTGTACTTACAACCGCCCTCGTTATTTCACCCTACTTGCTGACGGCACAAAATCAACTGCGGGGCATCGTCATCAATCATGGACTGCATGGCTCGCTGACAGAATATATGACGATTTTCGGTTTGTTCATTCCGGGTGTCCTGCTACTGCTTGTTTTGATGCCGATGCTCCTGCGAAAACACTATTTACGTTCGGGATTACTCTTTGCGCTGCTGCTGGCGGCAGCGGGATGTCTGGCCGTACTGCTACCGGAAGGAATGTATTTGAAGGATGTGTTCAACAATCGCATGAATACCGTCTTCAAATTCTATTATCAGGCCTGGATGTATTTCGCACTGGCCTCGGCGATGGGGGCGGGATTGATCATTTCCGCGCATCATCATGCACAGCGCATGTTATCCGTCGGCTTTCTCTGTCTCTGCCTTATCGGCTGTTTTTATCCCTGCTGGGCCCTGCTGGACATCTATCGCTCCAGACCCAATCACTTTTCCATGACGCTGGATGGCGCCCAATGGATCGAGCGGGCTTTTCCCATGGAAAAAGAGGCCTTAGACTGGCTGAAAACCCATACCGCGCCCGATCAGGTCATCGCCGCTGCTCCCGGCAGCAGTTATGATGCCCGTACGGGCATGACCGCCTCCTTTGGCGGACGTCCCATGCTGCTGGGCTGGCCAGGACACGAACGGCAATGGCGCGGCAAGGCCTACGACAGGATGTCCGACGGGCGCGAAATCTATTTATCGGGGCTGTATGCGCAGTTCACGCCCCCCGTTATTGCCGTGCATCCCGCGACCGAATCCATTGATTATATCTGGTACGGGCCATCTGAACGGCTTCAGTACGGCAATACCGATCGTGACGCGGTATTCAGTCAGCTTTTCCCCTGTGTGTTCTCTAACCAAGAGGTTTCTATTTATGCCACTCCGTAAAAATTGGATTCACTGGGCGTGGATCATTCTGGCGGTGTTCATTTTTGTCACCCGCTTTTATCAGCTGGATCAACGGGCGATGAGTCATGACGAAAGTCTGCACGCCTATTACTCATGGATTTATGCCGAACAGAGATCCTATGAACACAATCCCATGATGCATGGCCCGCTGCTGTTTCATGTGAATGCCCTGATGTACCGCGTGTTTGGGGCCACGGATTTCACCGCGCGTATGTTTCCGGCCTTCATGGGGGCAGCCGCCATTCTTCTGCTGGCGGGATTTCGTCGGCTTATGGGCAATGCGGGAGCTTTTTTTGGGGCGGCGATGCTGGCGATAAGTCCCGACATCATGTTTTACAGCAGATATATACGGAATGACATCTATATTATTTTTCTATCGCTGTGCTGGGTGCTTTCGATCTTTCAATATCTGCACAACGGCAAACGGCGATGGCTCGTGCTGCTGGCGGGTTCCATGGCGTTGTCTTTTGCCTGCAAAGAGGTCAGCTTTATTCATGGTGCCCTTTTTGGCGGCTGGCTGGTGGTGCACACAGGACTCGTCATCTATAAACGCAAAAGCGTCACACAGTCCCTGCGCGGCGTGGATATGTGCGTGCTCATGCCGGCCTGTATTCTTCCTTTTGCCATGCCGCTGATGCATTACGCGCTGGGCTGGGATCCGCTGGATTATTCAACCGCAGGATTGCATCACACCATTCTGGGCGGCTCCCTGCTTCTGACCCTCGGGATACTGATGACGCTGATCTGGTTCGGCCTTTTACGCCCGCGCTGGGAAGAGGATCGCTCTCATGGAATGTCTCTGCTGGTGACGGCCATGGTTGGCGTACTCCTCTTCTGGACTATTGAAATCACCTTGTACACCAGTCTGTTCACGCATCTCGGGCGCGGCACCGCCAGCGGTATCGCGGGAAGTCTGGGCTACTGGCTGGCACAGCATGGAGAAAAACGGGGCGGACAGCCCATCTATTATTATGTGATGCTGCTGGTGATGTATGGATATTTTCCGCTTATCGCTTTTGCTGGCGCATTAATTCACCGTATGCGACATCGCGTTGTCTGGCAAAAAGATGCGGCCGCAGAAGAACCTGATTTCCAGCTGTTCTGCATCTACTGGTTTGTGATCGCACTGATCGGATATTCTCTGGCCGGCGAACGGATGCCCTGGTTGCTGACGCATATCACCCTGCCGCTGTGTCTGGTTGGTGGCATATGGATCGGACAGCTGTTCCAGCGCGCGGCCGACGAAGGAACATGGGGTCATTCATGTGCCGTGCTTCTCATTCCGTTTCTCGCCTTTACCCTGCTGCATCTTCCTTCTTTTCCTCTGGTTGCGGGTTTATCACCCATTCTGTTTGGGCTGGGACTACTTCTATCCCTGCTGGCGGGACTTAGCTGGCTGCGCTCACGTCAAAAAGGAATGGCGCTGCTGGGAGGTCTGCTGCTTTTATCAGCCCTCGGCAGTCTGCGTGATGCGAACCGGCTGTGCTTCGTAACCTTTGATCTGGCCGTAGAACCCATGGTGTATGCCCATGGTGCTCCCGATGTAAAACCGCTGGTTCGTCAGGTCAAAGAAATGGAACAGACTCTGGGCACCAATCTACCGGTTGTCGCCTACGATCAGGAATGCGCCTGGCCCATGACCTGGTACTTCCGTGACACGGCCAACCAGTTCTTTATCAATGCCTCCCCTGCCCTGCTGTCCAGTCCGCTGATTGTTGTCGGTTCAGAAAATACGGCCGTCGATGTACGCATGCTCACGGAGGGATTATATACCGAACAGACAGGGATCATGGTCTGGTGGCCGGTACAGGATTATCAGAGTAAAACGTTGAAGGAAAATCTGATGTCGCTGACCCATTCCGAACAGCGCACCCGCCTGTTCCATATCTGGAAAGATCGCGACTACGGCATCCCCTATGAACAATGGCCCCTGCGCCATGAAATGACCATCTTTACGCGCAAGGAGCTCACGCCCCCCAGTCTCTATGTCAATAACCTGCCCAAACCGGTTAGTGAAACCGACACCGTTAGTACTACCACGTCCATCAAGCCCGATCTGATTATTCGCGGACTGCACGACGGTAAATTAATACGGTCTCCACGCGCAGTATGTGTTGGCCCTGATCAGGAAATTTATGTTGCCGACACGGGGAACCACCGTGTCCTGATCTTTGACGCACAAGGCCGGTGGCTGCGCACTATTCAGGCCACCCCCGCATTGAATGAACCCTGGGGCATTGCCGTCGCCGCTGACGGAACAACCTATGTATCCGACACCTGGAATGGACGTATCCGCGTTTTTGATGCCGAGGGCAGAGAAATTCGTGCCTGGGGACAATTTGGACAAGCCTCAGATCCCGCCAAAGATCCGCAAAACCTCTATGGCCCGCGCGGCCTGACACTGATCTCACGTGATACGCTGGCAGTAGCTGATACAGGGAACAACCGCATTCTGCTGTTCCACTCCAACGGCTCCTTCAAAGGCGTCATTGCCGGCCCCCTCAAAGAGCCCGTATCCATTTCATCCGCACCCGACGGCACCATGGTCATTGCCAATCTGTGGAATCTTAAAATCGATGTCTTTGCTGCAGATTTCTCCCCGCTCTATGCCCTTTCTATGCCTCAATGGAATAACAGCGATGCCGGCTTTAAACCCTATTGCTGTATCGACAGCCGGCACCGCGTCTACGCGTCCAACCCCGTTCGCCAGCGCATCGACGTCTTTTCTGATCAGGGTGCAATACACGCGGCCATAACCCTCAGCGGCACCCCTGCCCTGAAAAACCCCACCGGCCTATTTACTTCAGGTTCTAAACTATATATTGCCGACGCCGATAATCACCGAGTGGTTATTCTACCACTACCCGCTGCCTCGAGGAACACCGATGATCAATAAACTTGGCATCGAACCAATAATCAGATAATGTCACTATCCAGTTTTCGATTTTTGACGGCGTCACACGATGCCCGTGTAACGAAAGGATTTTAACATGTGCGGAATAGTAGGTTATGTAGGTCAGCGCGAGCCCTTGGAAGTAGTCATTTCAGGATTACACCGGCTGGAATATCGGGGTTATGACTCTGCCGGAGTGGCTTTTCTTGCAGATAACAAAGATCGCCTGGATGTCGTCAAATCTGTGGGGAAAATGCATCGGCTGGATGAAGAGATCAACCGAATAACCCCGTCGGTCACACAACACACCACCGCCATCGGACACACTCGCTGGGCAACGCACGGCGAACCGAATCAGCGCAATGCACATCCTCATCTCAGTGAAGACAAACGCTTTGCCATTGTTCATAATGGGATTATTGAAAATTATTCGGACTTAAAAAACCGGTTGATTCGTGAAGGATTCACTTTTAAATCTGATACCGATTCTGAAGTCATTGCACAATTGATTCAGCATTTTTATAAAGACGATTTGCGCGACGCCGTGGCAGAAACATTGAAACTGCTGCACGGAACCTATGGTATCTGCGTACTATCGTCGGAAGCTCCCGACATGCTGATTGCTGCACGCAAGGGCAGTCCCATCGTTGTCGGCGTGGGCTCCGATGAAACCATCGTGGCATCCGATGTCAGCGCCATCATTAATTACACCAATCAGGTTATTTATCTCAATGACGGAGAAGTCGTTGTTGCCGACGGAAATACCGTTGAAATTTCTTCTCTGGACAATATCCCCATCACCCGTGAACCGGAAGAGATCCCCTGGAATGCAGAAGAACTGACCAAGGGCGGCTATGAACATTATATGCTGAAAGAAGTGCATGAACAACCCGACGCACTGGCCAATGCAACACGCGGACGTCTGATCGAAAGTGACGGCACAACTAAATTAAGCGGAACCCAGATGACACCTCAGGAAATGGCAGAAATTGACCGGTTTGTCATCGCCGCCTGCGGAACCAGTTATTATGCAGGAATGGTGGGGAAGTATTATTTCGAAGATTTTGCAGGAATTCCCACAGAAATCGAACAAGCGGCCGAGTTCCGTTATCGCAACCCCATCATTCAGCGCGGAACCTGCATGATTGCCCTGTCTCAGTCTGGCGAAACAGCCGATACACTGGCCGCTGTGCGAGAAGCGCTATGCAAAGGTTCTAAAGTACTCGGTATCTGCAATTCTGTCGGCTCAACCATTGCGCGTGAAGCTGGACGGGGTATCTACCTGCACGCCGGACCGGAGATCGGCGTGGCATCGACCAAGGCGTTTACCTGTCAGGTCGCAGTGCTGGCAATGCTGGCCATCGCCTTTGCTCGCACACGCCGGCTGTCGAATACTGATGGACGTCAGATGATTCAGGAATTGAAGCGACTACCGGAGCTGGCGGAAAGAACACTGGAATATTGTGATCATATTGCTGCCATTGCAGAGAAATATGCACATTATAACGATTATTTTTATATTGGACGCGGCTATATGTTCCCTGTTGCCCTGGAAGGCGCCCTGAAACTAAAGGAAATCTCCTATATTCACGCCGAGGGATATCATGCAGCCGAATTGAAACATGGTCCGATAGCCTTGCTATGCGATCAAGTTCCCGTTGTAGCCGTTGCTCCAATGGTTCCCGGCCGTGATAAAACCATCAGTAACATGCAGGAATGCAAAGCGCGCAAATCGCCGGTAATTGCTATTGCTACCGAAGGCGACGATGAAATTCTGCCGCATTGCGATGATGTAATTCGCATACCTGCATGTGCGCCTTTTCTATCGCCGATTCCAGCGGTTATTGCTGAACAGGTATTTGCTTATCATGTGGCACGCCTGCGCGGCTGCGCGATTGATCAGCCGAGAAATCTGGCGAAATCGGTTACCGTAGAGTGAGCAACGCGGAGATTGCAGAATTTCTCGCAGAAAGTGCACTGATTCAGATGCCCTGTGCGATGGCCATGCTGGTCAACGTGCAGCATTCATCC contains these protein-coding regions:
- a CDS encoding TIGR03663 family protein; translated protein: MRSSRPPLLPCIPRPNPLIISGTGHLNGFSTAIPIVTRYSVSFSPVCSLTKRFLFMPLRKNWIHWAWIILAVFIFVTRFYQLDQRAMSHDESLHAYYSWIYAEQRSYEHNPMMHGPLLFHVNALMYRVFGATDFTARMFPAFMGAAAILLLAGFRRLMGNAGAFFGAAMLAISPDIMFYSRYIRNDIYIIFLSLCWVLSIFQYLHNGKRRWLVLLAGSMALSFACKEVSFIHGALFGGWLVVHTGLVIYKRKSVTQSLRGVDMCVLMPACILPFAMPLMHYALGWDPLDYSTAGLHHTILGGSLLLTLGILMTLIWFGLLRPRWEEDRSHGMSLLVTAMVGVLLFWTIEITLYTSLFTHLGRGTASGIAGSLGYWLAQHGEKRGGQPIYYYVMLLVMYGYFPLIAFAGALIHRMRHRVVWQKDAAAEEPDFQLFCIYWFVIALIGYSLAGERMPWLLTHITLPLCLVGGIWIGQLFQRAADEGTWGHSCAVLLIPFLAFTLLHLPSFPLVAGLSPILFGLGLLLSLLAGLSWLRSRQKGMALLGGLLLLSALGSLRDANRLCFVTFDLAVEPMVYAHGAPDVKPLVRQVKEMEQTLGTNLPVVAYDQECAWPMTWYFRDTANQFFINASPALLSSPLIVVGSENTAVDVRMLTEGLYTEQTGIMVWWPVQDYQSKTLKENLMSLTHSEQRTRLFHIWKDRDYGIPYEQWPLRHEMTIFTRKELTPPSLYVNNLPKPVSETDTVSTTTSIKPDLIIRGLHDGKLIRSPRAVCVGPDQEIYVADTGNHRVLIFDAQGRWLRTIQATPALNEPWGIAVAADGTTYVSDTWNGRIRVFDAEGREIRAWGQFGQASDPAKDPQNLYGPRGLTLISRDTLAVADTGNNRILLFHSNGSFKGVIAGPLKEPVSISSAPDGTMVIANLWNLKIDVFAADFSPLYALSMPQWNNSDAGFKPYCCIDSRHRVYASNPVRQRIDVFSDQGAIHAAITLSGTPALKNPTGLFTSGSKLYIADADNHRVVILPLPAASRNTDDQ
- the glmS gene encoding glutamine--fructose-6-phosphate transaminase (isomerizing), translated to MCGIVGYVGQREPLEVVISGLHRLEYRGYDSAGVAFLADNKDRLDVVKSVGKMHRLDEEINRITPSVTQHTTAIGHTRWATHGEPNQRNAHPHLSEDKRFAIVHNGIIENYSDLKNRLIREGFTFKSDTDSEVIAQLIQHFYKDDLRDAVAETLKLLHGTYGICVLSSEAPDMLIAARKGSPIVVGVGSDETIVASDVSAIINYTNQVIYLNDGEVVVADGNTVEISSLDNIPITREPEEIPWNAEELTKGGYEHYMLKEVHEQPDALANATRGRLIESDGTTKLSGTQMTPQEMAEIDRFVIAACGTSYYAGMVGKYYFEDFAGIPTEIEQAAEFRYRNPIIQRGTCMIALSQSGETADTLAAVREALCKGSKVLGICNSVGSTIAREAGRGIYLHAGPEIGVASTKAFTCQVAVLAMLAIAFARTRRLSNTDGRQMIQELKRLPELAERTLEYCDHIAAIAEKYAHYNDYFYIGRGYMFPVALEGALKLKEISYIHAEGYHAAELKHGPIALLCDQVPVVAVAPMVPGRDKTISNMQECKARKSPVIAIATEGDDEILPHCDDVIRIPACAPFLSPIPAVIAEQVFAYHVARLRGCAIDQPRNLAKSVTVE